In Streptomyces sp. NBC_00091, the following proteins share a genomic window:
- a CDS encoding SpoIIE family protein phosphatase — protein MITARAAASFDPQGRSVAAARAFVRDTLQGWGFADIVDDAVVLTSELVTNAVVHAGTRAEVLCLRAEDGVRVEIADRYPERELPLRHPGERPYADPDRESGRGLMLCAALATRWGVEYTATHKHVWFRLDLPDRPVGTRSAGPVVPDQFLPLADSRVRVAVLQIDAADAISAWNDDAEHIFGYPAEKAVGRPLAELAAWPQTPGTGTGVAEALRLSRWEGSYGIRGADGRVIPVYASHLRVRDAHGEPSIVCLLVHDDERALLQTPVRVPSSDGQHSDPRPVDPFEVFIGSPAPDDLDGLLQRTVERARDMLDADAAFLLLATDDETELEVRATTGLPSTRQRFARVPVEAGTSRYGSARLPAVHEDLAVVPGAVPLLESTGMRSVVTVPLKVEGRLTGSLGIAAENPGRYDNEDALRLQFAADRIALAVESARLGELERLRRGSLSFLVEASDLLAGTLDRDQTLALMAQMTVPTLATWCAVYTIADQASDPYLSYVLHEDEERIDGLKALLARVSPPEPVREAGARPWPDAALAVGGETVVLPLLARNRVIGMLTLGKPSEEHFRQEILELADDLSRRAALALDNARLYSERTAISRSLQRSLLPPGSPSIPGMEVDVIYRAAGEGNEVGGDFYDVFPIRDGAYGFAIGDVCGTGPEAAAVTGLARHALRLLAREGLGGPAVLQRLNAAILDEGARSRFLTLLYGELHPQPDGGALMKVVCAGHPLPLRLRPDGQVTPAADPQPLLGVIDDLDLYEQTLTLDPGDVLLCVTDGVTERREGTRMLGDDGLAEVLTTCTGLTAGAVAARVLRAVERFAAEPASDDMAILAFRVPGQRTGD, from the coding sequence GTGATCACGGCACGGGCGGCTGCCAGTTTCGACCCTCAAGGGCGGTCGGTCGCCGCCGCCCGCGCGTTCGTCCGCGACACGCTGCAGGGCTGGGGCTTCGCCGACATCGTCGACGACGCGGTGGTACTGACCAGCGAGCTCGTCACCAACGCCGTGGTCCACGCCGGCACCCGGGCCGAGGTCCTGTGCCTGCGCGCCGAGGACGGCGTACGCGTCGAGATCGCCGACCGCTACCCGGAGCGCGAGCTGCCCCTGCGGCACCCGGGCGAGCGCCCGTACGCCGACCCCGACCGCGAGAGCGGCCGCGGCCTGATGCTCTGCGCCGCCCTCGCCACCCGCTGGGGCGTCGAGTACACCGCCACCCACAAACACGTGTGGTTCCGCCTCGACCTCCCGGACCGGCCGGTCGGTACCCGCTCCGCCGGCCCCGTCGTCCCGGACCAGTTCCTGCCCCTGGCCGACAGCCGGGTCCGCGTCGCCGTCCTCCAGATCGACGCCGCCGACGCCATCTCCGCCTGGAACGACGACGCCGAGCACATCTTCGGCTACCCCGCCGAAAAGGCCGTGGGCCGCCCCCTCGCCGAACTCGCCGCCTGGCCCCAGACCCCCGGCACCGGCACCGGCGTCGCCGAGGCCCTGCGCCTGTCCCGCTGGGAGGGCAGCTACGGCATCCGCGGCGCCGACGGCCGCGTCATCCCCGTCTACGCCTCCCACCTGCGGGTCCGCGACGCCCACGGCGAGCCCTCCATCGTCTGCCTCCTCGTCCACGACGACGAGCGCGCCCTGCTCCAGACCCCCGTACGGGTGCCCTCCTCCGACGGCCAGCACAGCGATCCCCGCCCCGTGGACCCCTTCGAGGTCTTCATCGGCTCCCCCGCCCCCGACGACCTCGACGGACTCCTCCAGCGCACCGTCGAGCGGGCCCGCGACATGCTCGACGCCGACGCCGCCTTCCTGCTCCTGGCCACCGACGACGAGACCGAGCTGGAGGTCCGCGCCACCACCGGCCTGCCCTCCACCCGCCAGCGCTTCGCCCGCGTCCCCGTCGAGGCCGGCACCAGCCGCTACGGCTCCGCCCGGCTGCCCGCCGTCCACGAGGACCTCGCCGTCGTCCCCGGAGCCGTACCGCTCCTGGAGTCCACCGGCATGCGCTCCGTCGTCACCGTCCCCCTCAAGGTCGAGGGCCGCCTCACCGGCTCCCTCGGCATCGCCGCCGAGAACCCGGGCCGCTACGACAACGAGGACGCCCTGCGCCTCCAGTTCGCCGCCGACCGCATCGCCCTCGCCGTCGAGTCCGCCCGCCTCGGCGAACTGGAACGACTGCGCCGCGGCTCCCTCTCCTTCCTCGTCGAGGCCTCCGACCTGCTCGCCGGCACCCTCGACCGGGACCAGACCCTGGCCCTCATGGCCCAGATGACCGTCCCGACCCTCGCCACCTGGTGCGCCGTCTACACCATCGCCGACCAGGCCTCCGACCCGTACCTCTCCTACGTCCTGCACGAGGACGAGGAACGCATCGACGGCCTCAAGGCCTTGCTCGCCCGCGTCAGCCCGCCCGAACCGGTCCGCGAGGCCGGCGCCCGCCCCTGGCCCGATGCCGCCCTGGCCGTCGGCGGGGAGACCGTGGTCCTCCCCCTCCTCGCCCGCAACCGGGTGATCGGCATGCTGACCCTCGGCAAGCCCAGCGAGGAGCACTTCCGCCAGGAGATCCTCGAACTCGCCGACGACCTGTCCCGCAGGGCCGCCCTGGCCCTCGACAACGCCCGCCTGTACTCCGAGCGCACCGCCATCAGCCGCTCCCTCCAGCGCAGCCTGCTGCCGCCCGGCTCCCCCTCCATCCCCGGCATGGAGGTCGACGTCATCTACCGCGCCGCCGGCGAGGGCAACGAGGTGGGCGGCGACTTCTACGACGTCTTCCCCATCCGCGACGGCGCGTACGGCTTCGCCATCGGAGACGTCTGCGGTACGGGCCCCGAGGCGGCCGCCGTCACCGGCCTGGCCCGCCACGCCCTGCGCCTCCTGGCCCGCGAGGGCCTGGGCGGCCCGGCCGTCCTCCAGCGCCTCAACGCGGCCATCCTCGACGAGGGCGCCCGCAGCCGCTTCCTCACCCTCCTCTACGGGGAACTCCACCCCCAGCCCGACGGCGGCGCCCTGATGAAGGTCGTCTGCGCGGGCCACCCCCTCCCGCTGCGCCTGCGCCCGGACGGCCAGGTCACCCCGGCCGCGGACCCGCAGCCGCTGCTCGGCGTGATCGACGACCTCGACCTCTACGAACAGACCCTCACCCTCGACCCGGGCGACGTCCTGCTCTGCGTCACCGACGGCGTCACGGAACGCCGCGAGGGCACCCGCATGCTGGGCGACGACGGCCTCGCCGAGGTCCTCACCACCTGCACCGGCCTCACGGCCGGCGCGGTGGCCGCCCGCGTCCTGCGCGCGGTCGAACGCTTCGCGGCCGAACCCGCCTCGGACGACATGGCCATCCTGGCCTTCCGCGTCCCTGGCCAGCGCACGGGCGACTGA
- a CDS encoding ribonuclease J, with translation MSHPHPELGPPPKLPKGGLRVTPLGGLGEIGRNMTVFEFDGRLLIVDCGVLFPEEEQPGIDLILPDFTSIRDRLDDIEGIVLTHGHEDHIGAVPYLLREKPDIPLIGSKLTLALIEAKLQEHRIRPYTLEVKEGERENLGPFDCEFVAVNHSIPDALAVAIRTGAGMVVCTGDFKMDQLPLDNRLTDLHAFARLSEEGIDLLLSDSTNAEVPGFVPPERDISNAIRGVFAGAQKRIIVASFASHVHRIQQILDAAHEYGRRVAFVGRSMVRNMGIARDLGYLRVPAGLVVDVKTLDDLPDDEVVLVCTGSQGEPMAALSRMANRDHQIRIVPGDTVILASSLIPGNENAVYRVINGLTRWGANVVHKGNAKVHVSGHASAGELLYFYNICKPRNLMPVHGEWRHLRANAELGAMTGVPKDRIVIAEDGVVVDLIDGKARISGKVQAGYVYVDGLSVGDVTESSLKDRRILGEEGIISVYVVVDSTTGKVVSGVNIQARGSGIEDSAFGAVSAKIEEAIARAAADGVAEPHQIQQLIRRTMGKWVSDGYRRRPMILPVVVEV, from the coding sequence TTGAGCCATCCGCACCCTGAACTCGGCCCGCCGCCGAAGCTCCCCAAGGGCGGCCTCCGGGTCACCCCGCTGGGCGGTCTCGGCGAGATCGGCCGCAACATGACCGTCTTCGAGTTCGACGGCCGCCTGCTGATCGTCGACTGCGGCGTGCTCTTCCCCGAGGAGGAGCAGCCGGGCATCGACCTGATCCTGCCGGACTTCACGTCCATCCGGGACCGGCTCGACGACATCGAGGGCATCGTCCTCACCCACGGCCACGAGGACCACATCGGCGCCGTCCCGTACCTCCTCCGGGAGAAGCCGGACATCCCGCTGATCGGCTCCAAGCTGACCCTGGCGCTCATCGAGGCCAAGCTCCAGGAGCACCGCATCCGCCCCTACACCCTCGAGGTGAAGGAAGGCGAGCGCGAGAACCTGGGCCCCTTCGACTGCGAGTTCGTCGCCGTCAACCACTCCATCCCGGACGCCCTGGCCGTGGCCATCCGCACCGGCGCCGGCATGGTCGTGTGCACCGGTGACTTCAAGATGGACCAGCTCCCGCTGGACAACCGCCTCACCGACCTGCACGCCTTCGCGCGCCTGAGCGAAGAGGGCATCGACCTCCTCCTCTCGGACTCGACGAACGCCGAGGTCCCGGGCTTCGTCCCGCCGGAGCGCGACATCTCCAACGCCATCCGCGGCGTCTTCGCGGGTGCCCAGAAGCGGATCATCGTGGCCTCGTTCGCCAGCCACGTGCACCGCATCCAGCAGATCCTCGACGCCGCCCACGAGTACGGCCGCCGGGTCGCCTTCGTCGGCCGCTCGATGGTCCGCAACATGGGCATCGCCCGCGACCTGGGCTACCTGCGGGTCCCGGCCGGGCTCGTCGTCGACGTCAAGACCCTCGACGACCTCCCGGACGACGAGGTCGTGCTGGTCTGCACGGGCTCCCAGGGCGAGCCGATGGCTGCCCTGTCCCGCATGGCCAACCGCGACCACCAGATCCGGATCGTCCCCGGCGACACCGTGATCCTGGCGTCGTCCCTGATCCCGGGCAACGAGAACGCGGTCTACCGCGTGATCAACGGCCTGACCCGCTGGGGCGCCAACGTCGTGCACAAGGGCAACGCCAAGGTGCACGTCTCCGGCCACGCCTCCGCCGGCGAGCTGCTGTACTTCTACAACATCTGCAAGCCGCGGAACCTGATGCCGGTCCACGGCGAATGGCGCCACCTGCGCGCCAACGCCGAGCTCGGTGCCATGACGGGCGTCCCGAAGGACCGCATCGTGATCGCCGAGGACGGCGTGGTCGTCGACCTGATCGACGGCAAGGCCCGGATCTCCGGCAAGGTCCAGGCCGGCTACGTGTACGTGGACGGCCTGTCGGTCGGAGACGTCACCGAGTCCTCCCTGAAGGACCGCCGCATCCTCGGTGAGGAGGGCATCATCTCGGTCTACGTCGTGGTCGACAGCACCACGGGCAAGGTCGTGAGCGGCGTGAACATCCAGGCGCGCGGCTCCGGCATCGAGGACTCGGCCTTCGGCGCGGTCAGCGCGAAGATCGAGGAGGCCATCGCCCGCGCGGCGGCCGACGGCGTGGCCGAGCCGCACCAGATCCAGCAGCTCATCCGCCGCACGATGGGCAAGTGGGTCTCGGACGGCTACCGCCGCCGCCCGATGATCCTCCCGGTCGTCGTCGAGGTCTGA
- the dapA gene encoding 4-hydroxy-tetrahydrodipicolinate synthase: protein MAPISTPQTPFGRVLTAMITPFTADGALDLDGAQRLAVHLVDAGNDGLIINGTTGESPTTTDAEKNDLVRAVLEAVGDRAHVVAGIGTNDTRHTLELARQAERTGAHGLLAVTPYYSKPPQEGLFQHFTAIADATELPVMLYDIPGRSGVPINTETLVRLAEHPRIVANKDAKGDLGRASWAIAQSGLAWYSGDDMLNLPLLSVGAVGFVSVVGHVVTPELRAMLEAHLSGDVQKATEIHQKLLPVFTGMFRTQGVMTTKGALNLQGLPAGPLRLPLVGLTAEETAQLKIDLAAGGVQL, encoded by the coding sequence ATGGCTCCGATCTCGACTCCGCAGACCCCCTTCGGGCGGGTCCTCACCGCCATGATCACGCCGTTTACGGCGGATGGCGCACTTGACCTCGACGGCGCGCAGCGTCTCGCCGTCCACCTGGTGGACGCAGGCAACGACGGCCTGATCATCAACGGCACCACCGGTGAGTCGCCCACGACCACCGACGCGGAGAAAAACGACCTCGTACGAGCCGTACTCGAAGCGGTCGGTGACCGCGCCCACGTCGTGGCCGGCATCGGTACCAACGACACCCGGCACACCCTCGAGCTCGCCCGCCAGGCCGAGCGCACCGGTGCCCACGGCCTGCTCGCCGTGACGCCCTACTACAGCAAGCCCCCGCAGGAAGGCCTCTTCCAGCACTTCACGGCCATCGCGGACGCCACCGAGCTGCCGGTCATGCTCTACGACATCCCCGGCCGCAGCGGTGTCCCGATCAACACGGAAACCCTGGTCAGGCTCGCCGAGCACCCCCGGATCGTGGCCAACAAGGACGCCAAGGGCGACCTCGGCCGCGCCAGCTGGGCCATCGCCCAGAGCGGTCTGGCCTGGTACTCCGGCGACGACATGCTGAACCTGCCGCTCCTGTCGGTCGGCGCGGTCGGCTTCGTCTCCGTGGTCGGCCACGTGGTCACCCCCGAGCTGCGCGCGATGCTCGAGGCCCACCTCAGCGGCGACGTGCAGAAGGCCACCGAGATCCACCAGAAGCTGCTCCCGGTCTTCACGGGCATGTTCCGCACCCAGGGCGTGATGACCACCAAGGGCGCCCTGAACCTCCAGGGACTCCCCGCCGGCCCGCTCCGTCTCCCGCTCGTCGGACTGACCGCCGAAGAGACCGCCCAGCTCAAGATCGATCTTGCTGCGGGCGGGGTACAGCTCTGA
- the thyX gene encoding FAD-dependent thymidylate synthase codes for MSDSAASALKPSFRSDVTVELVKHSAADSDVLWAARVSTAGEQSLEELQKDPERSKGLINYLMRDRHGSPFEHNSMTFFISAPIFVFREFMRHRVGWSYNEESGRYRELEPVFYVPDAERKLVQEGRPGKYVFVEGTEAQQELTGRVMEDSYRQAYEAYQEMLAAGVAREVARAVLPVGLFSSMYATCNARSLMHFLGLRTQHELAKVPSFPQREIEMVGEKMEQHWARLMPLTYAAFNGNGRVAP; via the coding sequence GTGAGCGACAGCGCCGCCTCAGCCCTGAAACCCAGTTTCCGCAGTGATGTGACGGTGGAGCTGGTGAAGCACTCCGCCGCCGACAGCGACGTGCTGTGGGCCGCCCGTGTCTCCACGGCCGGCGAACAGTCCCTGGAGGAGCTCCAGAAGGACCCCGAGCGCTCCAAGGGCCTCATCAACTACCTGATGCGCGACCGCCACGGCAGCCCCTTTGAGCACAACTCGATGACCTTCTTCATCAGCGCCCCGATCTTCGTGTTCCGGGAGTTCATGCGGCACCGAGTGGGCTGGTCCTACAACGAGGAATCCGGTCGCTACAGGGAGCTGGAGCCGGTCTTCTACGTCCCGGACGCCGAGCGCAAGCTCGTCCAGGAGGGCCGCCCGGGCAAGTACGTCTTCGTCGAGGGCACCGAGGCGCAGCAGGAGCTGACGGGCCGGGTCATGGAGGACTCGTACCGGCAGGCCTACGAGGCCTACCAGGAGATGCTGGCGGCCGGCGTGGCCCGCGAGGTCGCCCGTGCGGTCCTGCCGGTCGGTCTCTTCTCCTCGATGTACGCCACCTGCAACGCGCGCTCGCTCATGCACTTCCTCGGCCTGCGCACCCAGCACGAGCTGGCCAAGGTCCCGTCCTTCCCGCAGCGGGAGATCGAGATGGTCGGCGAGAAGATGGAGCAGCACTGGGCGCGGCTCATGCCGCTGACCTACGCGGCCTTCAACGGCAATGGGCGCGTTGCCCCGTAA
- a CDS encoding PH domain-containing protein produces MPLPFLTADGVFDAHEDEALPHVDPERWRRPYRPGPWRVAGAAVLLLVSAFMLLATVIIAFAGTWTGAGIALAASLVVVGSALRILRAGVWVSPAGLRRVGFFGTRSIAWSEVDGIRKVQQPVRWLGLPRTVQGQALTVAARGGAELPVLLTDHSADFLARGEAFDRAAGRVEAWAEEYRAVPA; encoded by the coding sequence GTGCCCCTGCCCTTCTTGACGGCCGACGGCGTCTTCGACGCTCACGAGGACGAAGCCCTCCCGCATGTGGATCCCGAGCGCTGGCGGCGCCCCTACCGGCCGGGCCCCTGGCGGGTGGCCGGTGCGGCGGTGCTGCTGCTGGTCTCCGCCTTCATGCTGCTGGCCACGGTGATCATCGCCTTCGCGGGCACCTGGACCGGCGCGGGCATCGCCCTGGCCGCCTCGCTCGTCGTGGTCGGCTCCGCCCTGCGGATCCTGCGCGCGGGCGTGTGGGTGAGCCCTGCGGGGCTGCGCCGGGTCGGATTCTTCGGGACCCGCTCGATCGCCTGGAGCGAGGTCGACGGGATCCGCAAGGTCCAGCAGCCCGTGCGCTGGCTGGGACTGCCGAGGACCGTGCAGGGGCAGGCGCTGACGGTGGCCGCGCGCGGTGGTGCGGAACTGCCGGTGCTGCTGACCGACCACAGCGCCGACTTCCTGGCGCGGGGCGAGGCCTTCGACCGGGCCGCCGGCCGGGTGGAGGCGTGGGCCGAGGAGTACCGGGCCGTGCCCGCCTGA
- the dapB gene encoding 4-hydroxy-tetrahydrodipicolinate reductase: MSKLRVAVLGAQGRIGSEAVKAVEAAEDMELVAALGRGDKLETLAEAGAQVAVELTTPASVMGNLEFLVGHGIHAVVGTTGWTEDRLAQLNTWLAASPQTGVLIAPNFSIGAVLTMKFAAQAARYFESVEVVELHHPKKVDAPSGTATRTAQLIAAARAEAGLGAQPDATATALDGARGADVDGVPVHAIRLRGLLAHQEVLLGGEGETLTIRHDSLHHSSFMPGILLGARRVTQTPGLTFGLENFLDLG, from the coding sequence ATGAGCAAGCTGCGCGTGGCCGTCCTCGGCGCCCAGGGCCGCATCGGCTCCGAGGCGGTCAAGGCCGTCGAGGCCGCCGAGGACATGGAGCTGGTGGCCGCCCTCGGCCGGGGCGACAAGCTGGAGACGCTGGCCGAGGCGGGAGCCCAGGTCGCCGTCGAGCTGACCACCCCCGCCTCGGTGATGGGGAACCTGGAGTTCCTCGTCGGCCACGGCATCCACGCCGTGGTCGGCACCACCGGCTGGACCGAGGACCGCCTCGCCCAGCTGAACACCTGGCTGGCGGCCTCCCCGCAGACCGGCGTGCTGATCGCCCCGAACTTCTCCATCGGCGCCGTCCTCACGATGAAGTTCGCCGCCCAGGCCGCCCGCTACTTCGAGTCCGTCGAGGTCGTCGAGCTGCACCACCCGAAGAAGGTCGACGCCCCCTCCGGCACGGCGACCCGTACGGCACAGCTCATCGCCGCCGCCCGCGCCGAGGCCGGCCTCGGCGCCCAGCCCGACGCCACCGCCACGGCCCTCGACGGCGCCCGCGGCGCCGACGTCGACGGGGTCCCGGTGCACGCCATCCGCCTGCGGGGCCTGCTGGCCCACCAGGAGGTGCTGCTCGGCGGCGAGGGCGAGACCCTGACCATCCGTCACGACTCCCTGCACCACAGCAGCTTCATGCCGGGCATCCTGCTCGGCGCCCGCCGCGTGACGCAGACCCCGGGCCTCACCTTCGGCCTGGAAAACTTCCTCGACCTCGGCTGA
- a CDS encoding pitrilysin family protein, with translation MTSRSSRVTARPSSEGRAVARTQTLLKGQNGIGTVRRTVLPGGLRIVTETLPSVRSATFGIWANVGSRDETPSLNGATHYLEHLLFKGTEKRSALDISSSIDAVGGEMNAFTAKEYTCYYARVLDTDLPLAIDVVCDMLTGSLIREEDVDAERGVILEEIAMTEDDPGDMVHDLFAQTMYGDSPLGRPVLGTVDTINALGADRIRRFWKKHYDPRHLVVAAAGNVDHNKVVRQVRAAFEKAGALGHTDAQPVGPRTGTKRIRTSGRVDLVNRKTEQAHVVLGMPGLARTDERRWALGVLNTALGGGMSSRLFQEVREKRGLAYSVYSYTSGFADTGLFGVYAGCRPSQVHDVLRICRQELDTVASEGLTDEEIRRAIGQLSGSTVLGLEDTGAIMNRIGKSELCWGDQMSVDDMLARIAEVTPDDVRAVARDVLAQRPSLAVIGPLKEKQAARLDEAVA, from the coding sequence GTGACGTCGCGTAGTTCGCGTGTGACGGCCCGCCCCTCTTCGGAGGGGCGGGCCGTCGCCCGTACCCAAACACTCCTCAAGGGCCAGAACGGCATCGGCACCGTCCGGCGCACGGTCCTGCCCGGCGGACTGCGCATCGTCACCGAGACGCTGCCCTCGGTCCGCTCCGCCACCTTCGGCATCTGGGCCAACGTGGGCTCGCGCGACGAGACGCCCAGTCTCAACGGCGCCACCCACTACCTGGAACACCTCCTCTTCAAGGGCACCGAGAAGCGCAGCGCCCTCGACATCTCCTCCTCGATCGACGCGGTCGGCGGCGAGATGAACGCCTTCACGGCGAAGGAGTACACCTGCTACTACGCGCGGGTCCTCGACACCGACCTGCCGCTGGCCATCGACGTGGTCTGCGACATGCTCACCGGCTCGCTGATCCGCGAGGAGGACGTCGACGCCGAGCGCGGGGTCATCCTCGAAGAGATCGCGATGACCGAGGACGACCCGGGCGACATGGTCCACGACCTGTTCGCGCAGACCATGTACGGGGACTCGCCGCTCGGCCGCCCCGTCCTCGGCACCGTCGACACCATCAACGCCCTCGGCGCCGACCGGATCCGCCGCTTCTGGAAGAAGCACTACGACCCCCGCCACCTGGTGGTGGCCGCCGCCGGCAACGTCGACCACAACAAGGTCGTACGCCAGGTCCGCGCGGCCTTCGAGAAGGCCGGCGCCCTGGGGCACACCGACGCCCAGCCGGTCGGCCCGCGCACCGGCACCAAGCGGATCCGCACCTCCGGCCGCGTCGACCTGGTCAACCGCAAGACCGAGCAGGCCCACGTGGTCCTCGGCATGCCCGGCCTGGCCCGCACCGACGAGCGCCGCTGGGCGCTGGGCGTACTGAACACCGCCCTCGGCGGCGGCATGTCCTCCCGGCTCTTCCAGGAGGTCCGCGAGAAGCGCGGCCTCGCCTACAGCGTGTACTCGTACACCTCCGGCTTCGCCGACACCGGCCTCTTCGGGGTCTACGCCGGCTGCCGGCCGAGCCAGGTCCACGACGTGCTGCGGATCTGCCGCCAGGAACTGGACACGGTCGCCTCCGAAGGACTCACCGACGAGGAGATCAGGCGCGCCATCGGCCAGCTCTCCGGCTCCACCGTCCTCGGCCTGGAGGACACCGGCGCGATCATGAACCGCATCGGCAAGAGCGAGCTGTGCTGGGGCGACCAGATGTCCGTCGACGACATGCTGGCCCGCATCGCCGAAGTGACCCCGGACGACGTCCGCGCGGTCGCCCGGGATGTACTGGCCCAGCGGCCCTCGCTCGCGGTGATCGGCCCGCTCAAGGAGAAGCAGGCCGCCCGCCTCGACGAAGCGGTCGCCTAG
- a CDS encoding polyribonucleotide nucleotidyltransferase, translated as MENETHYAEAVIDNGSFGTRTIRFETGRLARQAAGSAVAYLDDDTMVLSATTASKKPKDQLDFFPLTVDVEERQYAAGKIPGSFFRREGRPSEDAILTCRLIDRPLRPSFKKGLRNEIQVVATIMALNPDHLYDVIAINAASASTQLAGLPFSGPIGGVRVALIRGQWVAFPTHTELEDAVFDMVVAGRVLEDGDVAIMMVEAEATERTIALVKGGAEAPTEEVVAAGLDASKPFIKVLCKAQADLAAKAAKPEGEFPVFLDYQDDVYEALAAAVKGDLTQALTIAGKQDREAELDRVKEIAAEKLLPAFEGREKEISAAYRSLTKALVRERVIKDKVRIDGRGLTDIRTLAAEVEAIPRVHGSALFERGETQILGVTTLNMLRMEQQLDTLSPVTRKRYMHNYNFPPYSVGETGRVGSPKRREIGHGALAERAIVPVLPTREEFPYAIRQVSEALGSNGSTSMGSVCASTMSLLNAGVPLKAPVAGIAMGLISQEIDGKTHYVALTDILGAEDAFGDMDFKVAGTKEFVTALQLDTKLDGIPASVLAAALTQARDARLHILDVMMEAIDTPDAMSPFAPRIITVKIPVDKIGEVIGPKGKMINQIQEDTGAEITIEDDGTIYIGASDGPAAEAARATINQIANPTMPEVGERYLGTVVKTTTFGAFVSLMPGKDGLLHISQIRKLAGGKRVENVEDVLAVGTKVQVEIAEIDQRGKLSLVPVIEGETADAEADKDDSDK; from the coding sequence GTGGAGAACGAGACCCACTACGCCGAGGCCGTCATCGACAACGGTTCCTTCGGCACCCGCACCATCCGCTTCGAGACGGGCCGCCTCGCCCGCCAGGCCGCCGGCTCCGCCGTTGCCTACCTGGACGACGACACGATGGTGCTTTCCGCGACCACCGCGTCGAAGAAGCCCAAGGACCAGCTCGACTTCTTCCCCCTGACGGTGGACGTCGAGGAGCGCCAGTACGCGGCCGGCAAGATCCCCGGCTCGTTCTTCCGCCGCGAGGGCCGCCCCTCCGAGGACGCGATCCTCACCTGCCGCCTGATCGACCGCCCGCTGCGCCCGTCCTTCAAGAAGGGCCTGCGCAACGAGATCCAGGTCGTCGCCACCATCATGGCGCTCAACCCGGACCACCTGTACGACGTCATCGCGATCAACGCCGCGTCCGCGTCCACCCAGCTGGCCGGCCTGCCCTTCTCCGGCCCGATCGGCGGCGTCCGCGTCGCGCTGATCCGCGGCCAGTGGGTGGCCTTCCCGACGCACACCGAGCTCGAGGACGCCGTCTTCGACATGGTCGTCGCGGGCCGCGTCCTGGAGGACGGCGACGTCGCGATCATGATGGTCGAGGCCGAGGCCACCGAGCGGACCATCGCCCTGGTCAAGGGCGGCGCCGAGGCGCCCACCGAGGAGGTCGTGGCCGCCGGTCTCGACGCCTCGAAGCCCTTCATCAAGGTCCTCTGCAAGGCCCAGGCCGACCTGGCCGCCAAGGCCGCCAAGCCCGAGGGCGAGTTCCCGGTCTTCCTGGACTACCAGGACGACGTGTACGAGGCCCTCGCGGCCGCCGTCAAGGGGGACCTCACCCAGGCGCTGACCATCGCGGGCAAGCAGGACCGCGAGGCCGAGCTGGACCGCGTCAAGGAGATCGCCGCCGAGAAGCTCCTCCCGGCCTTCGAGGGCCGCGAGAAGGAGATCTCCGCCGCCTACCGCAGCCTGACCAAGGCCCTGGTGCGCGAGCGCGTCATCAAGGACAAGGTCCGCATCGACGGCCGCGGGCTCACGGACATCCGTACCCTCGCCGCCGAGGTCGAGGCCATCCCGCGCGTGCACGGCTCGGCGCTCTTCGAGCGTGGCGAGACCCAGATCCTGGGCGTCACCACCCTCAACATGCTCCGTATGGAGCAGCAGCTGGACACCCTCTCCCCGGTGACCCGCAAGCGCTACATGCACAACTACAACTTCCCGCCGTACTCCGTCGGCGAGACCGGCCGCGTCGGCTCCCCGAAGCGCCGCGAGATCGGCCACGGCGCGCTCGCCGAGCGCGCGATCGTGCCGGTCCTGCCGACCCGCGAGGAGTTCCCCTACGCGATCCGCCAGGTGTCCGAGGCCCTCGGCTCCAACGGTTCGACGTCCATGGGCTCGGTCTGCGCCTCCACCATGTCGCTGCTGAACGCCGGTGTGCCCCTCAAGGCCCCCGTCGCCGGTATCGCCATGGGCCTGATCTCCCAGGAGATCGACGGCAAGACCCACTACGTCGCCCTCACCGACATCCTCGGTGCGGAGGACGCCTTCGGCGACATGGACTTCAAGGTCGCCGGCACCAAGGAGTTCGTCACCGCCCTCCAGCTCGACACCAAGCTGGACGGCATCCCGGCCTCCGTCCTGGCCGCGGCCCTCACCCAGGCCCGCGACGCCCGCCTCCACATCCTCGACGTGATGATGGAAGCGATCGACACGCCGGACGCCATGTCCCCGTTCGCCCCGCGGATCATCACCGTCAAGATCCCGGTGGACAAGATCGGTGAGGTCATCGGCCCCAAGGGCAAGATGATCAACCAGATCCAGGAGGACACCGGCGCCGAGATCACGATCGAGGACGACGGCACCATCTACATCGGTGCCTCCGACGGCCCGGCCGCCGAGGCCGCCCGTGCCACGATCAACCAGATCGCCAACCCGACCATGCCGGAGGTCGGCGAGCGGTACCTGGGTACGGTCGTCAAGACCACCACCTTCGGTGCCTTCGTCTCCCTCATGCCCGGCAAGGACGGCCTGCTGCACATCTCGCAGATCCGCAAGCTCGCCGGTGGCAAGCGCGTGGAGAACGTCGAGGACGTGCTCGCGGTCGGCACCAAGGTGCAGGTCGAGATCGCCGAGATCGACCAGCGCGGCAAGCTCTCCCTGGTCCCCGTGATCGAGGGCGAGACCGCCGACGCCGAGGCCGACAAGGACGACTCCGACAAGTGA